A single Tamandua tetradactyla isolate mTamTet1 chromosome X, mTamTet1.pri, whole genome shotgun sequence DNA region contains:
- the LOC143671391 gene encoding arylsulfatase D-like isoform X4, whose amino-acid sequence MEASNGYRALQWNGGSGGLPPNETTFARILQQHGYSTGLIGKWHQGVNCESRNDHCHHPLNHGFDYFYGMPFTLVNDCQPSKPPEVDAAVRAKLHLYTQVMALGILTLAASKISGLTSVSWKVVLGVASLGFLFFISWYASFGFVRRWNCILMRNHEITEQPMVLERTAHQMRKEAVSYIERNKHGPFLLFVSLLHVHIPLVTTKDFLGKSSHGLYGDNVEEMDWLVGEILNAIEENGLKNTTFTYFTSDHGGHLEVRDEQIQLGGWNGIYKGGKGMGGWEGGIRVPGIFRWPGELPAGRVIDEPTSLMDIYPTVVQLGGGQLPQDRVIDGRSLVSLLQGAAGHSAHEFLFHYCGSSLHAARWHQKDSGRLWKVHYTTPQFHPKGAGACYGRGVCPCSGEGVTHHSPPLLFDLSRDPSEAQPLSPDSEPLYHAVIARVDKAVLDHRKTLQPVPPQFSLANILWKPWLQPCCGTFPFCSCDRDGDSSPQTPGP is encoded by the exons GAAAGTGGCACCAGGGGGTGAATTGCGAGTCCCGCAATGACCACTGCCACCACCCACTAAATCACGGATTTGACTATTTTTATGGCATGCCCTTCACTCTCGTCAATGACTGTCAGCCCAGCAAACCCCCAGAAGTGGATGCGGCTGTGAGAGCAAAGCTGCACCTCTACACCCAGGTGATGGCTTTGGGAATCCTCACCCTTGCAGCTAGCAAGATCTCTGGTTTGACCTCCGTTTCCTGGAAAGTGGTCCTGGGGGTCGCCAGCCTTGGGTTCctgtttttcatctcttggtaTGCCAGCTTTGGGTTTGTGCGTCGCTGGAATTGCATCCTGATGAGAAACCATGAAATCACAGAACAGCCCATGGTTTTGGAAAGAACAGCACATCAGATGCGaaaggaggcagtttcctatATTGAGAG AAATAAGCACGGGCCATTTCtgctctttgtttctttgctACATGTCCACATTCCACTTGTTACTACAAAAGACTTTCTTGGGAAAAGCAGCCATGGCTTGTATGGAGACAACGTGGAGGAAATGGACTGGCTCGTAG GTGAAATTCTGAATGCCATTGAAGAAAACGGTCTGAAGAACACAACATTCACGTATTTTACCTCTGATCATGGAGGACATTTGGAGGTCAGAGATGAGCAAATCCAGCTGGGAGGATGGAATGGAATATATAAAG GAGGCAAAGGCATGGGAGGCTGGGAAGGTGGAATCCGCGTCCCGGGGATATTCCGGTGGCCTGGGGAGCTGCCGGCCGGCCGAGTGATTGACGAGCCCACGAGCCTGATGGACATCTACCCCACTGTGGTCCAGCTGGGAGGTGGCCAGCTGCCCCAGGACAG GGTGATTGATGGACGCAGCCTGGTATCCTTGTTGCAAGGAGCGGCGGGGCATTCAGCTCACGAGTTCCTGTTCCATTACTGCGGGAGCTCCCTGCACGCGGCGAGGTGGCATCAGAAAGACA GTGGAAGGCTCTGGAAGGTCCATTACACGACCCCACAGTTCCATCCAAAAGGAGCCGGAGCCTGCTACGGCCGAGGGGTCTGCCCCTGCTCTGGAGAAGGCGTGACCCACCACAGCCCACCCTTGCTCTTTGACCTCTCCAGGGACCCCTCTGAGGCGCAGCCCCTGTCTCCCGACTCTGAGCCCCTCTACCATGCTGTCATAGCAAGGGTGGACAAAGCTGTGCTGGATCACCGGAAAACACTGCAGCCGGTTCCCCCACAATTCTCGCTCGCCAACATCCTCTGGAAGCCGTGGTTGCAGCCCTGCTGTGGGACCTTCCCGTTCTGCTCCTGCGACAGGGATGGAGACAGCAGCCCCCAGACACCAGGTCCTTGA